Proteins from one Chitinophaga oryzae genomic window:
- a CDS encoding DJ-1/PfpI family protein: MKQLLLLMFLLAPCLLFAQGKTDYVCPPCGPCDTLVFHQPGKCPHCGMKLIKKDTLQKRISVCFLLYDDIEILDFAGPLEVFADAGFKVFTVAKHKQPVISQGVLKVLPDYSIADAPPADILAVFGGNAGPTSEDPEIMAWIKARDKNTERYFSVCTGAFIIGNAGLLDNQTATTYHEKIDALRERFPRTKVLENVRYVDNGRVITTAGISAGIDGALHLVAKLKGEEEALRVARVMEYDKYVPNQGLTIR, from the coding sequence ATGAAACAGTTGCTGTTGCTAATGTTCCTGCTGGCGCCATGCCTGCTTTTTGCCCAGGGTAAAACGGACTACGTATGCCCGCCCTGCGGTCCCTGCGATACCCTTGTATTTCATCAACCCGGAAAATGTCCTCATTGTGGTATGAAACTGATAAAAAAAGATACCCTCCAAAAACGTATCTCCGTGTGTTTCCTGCTGTACGATGATATTGAAATCCTTGACTTTGCCGGACCACTGGAGGTCTTCGCAGATGCCGGATTCAAGGTCTTCACCGTCGCTAAACACAAGCAGCCGGTTATTTCTCAGGGCGTACTCAAAGTACTGCCGGACTACAGTATCGCCGATGCGCCGCCGGCTGATATCCTGGCGGTCTTTGGCGGTAACGCAGGCCCCACTTCGGAAGACCCTGAAATAATGGCGTGGATCAAAGCCCGCGACAAGAACACGGAACGCTATTTCTCCGTATGCACCGGCGCCTTCATCATCGGTAATGCCGGCCTGCTGGATAACCAGACTGCCACTACCTATCATGAAAAGATTGACGCGCTGCGTGAAAGATTCCCCCGTACAAAAGTGCTGGAAAATGTCCGTTATGTGGACAACGGCCGCGTTATTACGACTGCGGGCATCTCTGCAGGCATAGACGGAGCATTGCACCTCGTAGCGAAACTGAAAGGGGAGGAGGAAGCCCTCCGCGTAGCCCGCGTAATGGAATACGACAAGTATGTGCCCAACCAGGGACTAACCATCCGATAG
- a CDS encoding ABC transporter ATP-binding protein encodes MPNPYISLLKTAWKYARKERKKYILVYLLFILANVCFSLNPLLFGWFIGRVQQDTANLPRYTLMFAGGYLGLKLLEWAFHGPARVMEQGLSFRLSRNFLQERYHQALHLPVKWHQDNHSGSVINRIRKGYDALKEFFSRGFMYLHALSKLFFSLAAMLYFSPLYGAIGVVMGVGCIYFLVLFDKPYIRTLEEINEGEHVVSATLFDSLSNIMTVITLRLEKSMESGLLGKIARIWPSFHKNVVINEWKWFVAEMMITLIYCVITIGYVFQHWVPGELFYVAGLVTLLGYVNQFTSVFQDVAWQYTDIIQYNTSVETATNISDAYKEHHRADTAPELPGNWQTVDISQLNFSHLPSYNEAHAPQSLHQLQVQIGRGKKIALIGESGSGKSTLLAILRGLYEPEEGTKVIVDGAAYPLSTIHESVTLFPQEPEIFENTIEYNVTLGLPFTKEEIMEVCEAAHFSEVVALLPDGLASDIREKGVNLSGGQKQRLALARGILAARDSEVILLDEPTSSVDPKTEAMIYHKMFQTFSDKAIVSAMHRLHLLPQFDYIYVLQQGRVVAAGHFRELREHSPIFQELWKHQENK; translated from the coding sequence ATGCCCAACCCATATATCTCGTTGTTGAAGACCGCCTGGAAATATGCGCGGAAAGAACGTAAGAAGTATATACTTGTATACCTGTTGTTTATACTCGCCAATGTTTGTTTTTCCCTGAATCCCCTGTTATTCGGCTGGTTTATTGGCCGGGTACAGCAGGATACGGCCAACCTGCCCCGATACACCCTGATGTTTGCCGGCGGTTACCTGGGACTAAAACTGCTGGAATGGGCCTTTCACGGGCCGGCGCGGGTAATGGAGCAGGGACTGTCATTCCGCCTGAGCCGGAACTTTTTACAGGAACGTTACCACCAGGCGCTTCATTTGCCGGTAAAGTGGCACCAGGACAACCACAGCGGCAGCGTCATCAACCGTATCCGCAAAGGATATGATGCGCTGAAAGAATTTTTCTCCCGGGGATTTATGTACCTCCATGCCCTGTCCAAGCTGTTTTTCTCACTGGCGGCCATGTTGTACTTCTCTCCCCTCTACGGCGCCATCGGCGTGGTGATGGGCGTGGGCTGCATTTATTTCCTGGTCCTGTTTGACAAACCTTATATCCGTACGCTGGAAGAGATCAATGAAGGCGAACATGTGGTGTCCGCCACGCTGTTTGACAGTCTTTCCAATATCATGACGGTGATCACGCTGCGGCTGGAGAAGAGCATGGAAAGCGGCCTGCTGGGAAAAATCGCCCGCATATGGCCCTCTTTCCACAAAAATGTGGTTATCAACGAATGGAAATGGTTTGTGGCAGAAATGATGATCACCCTGATCTATTGTGTGATCACCATCGGTTATGTGTTCCAGCACTGGGTGCCGGGAGAACTGTTTTATGTAGCCGGGCTGGTGACCCTGCTGGGGTATGTGAACCAGTTCACCAGCGTGTTCCAGGACGTCGCCTGGCAGTACACCGACATTATACAATACAATACGTCTGTGGAAACCGCCACCAATATCAGCGATGCCTATAAAGAACATCACCGCGCCGATACGGCGCCGGAGCTGCCGGGCAACTGGCAGACGGTAGACATCAGCCAGCTGAATTTCTCTCACCTGCCGTCTTACAACGAAGCCCACGCCCCGCAAAGCCTGCATCAGCTGCAGGTACAGATAGGCCGGGGTAAAAAGATAGCACTGATCGGCGAAAGCGGCAGCGGCAAAAGCACATTGCTCGCCATATTGAGAGGGCTATACGAACCAGAGGAAGGGACCAAAGTGATCGTCGACGGCGCGGCGTACCCGCTTTCCACCATCCACGAAAGCGTTACCCTGTTCCCGCAGGAGCCGGAGATCTTCGAAAACACCATCGAATATAACGTGACGCTGGGGCTTCCGTTTACCAAAGAGGAGATCATGGAAGTGTGCGAGGCGGCTCATTTCTCAGAGGTCGTAGCGCTGCTGCCCGACGGGCTGGCCTCCGATATCCGGGAAAAAGGCGTGAACCTCTCCGGCGGCCAGAAACAGCGGCTGGCGCTGGCACGTGGCATCCTTGCGGCGCGTGACAGTGAGGTGATCCTGCTCGATGAACCTACCAGCAGTGTGGACCCGAAGACAGAAGCCATGATCTATCATAAGATGTTCCAAACTTTCTCCGACAAGGCGATCGTGTCTGCCATGCACCGGCTGCACCTGTTGCCCCAGTTCGACTATATCTATGTACTGCAGCAGGGCCGGGTGGTAGCCGCCGGTCACTTCCGCGAACTGCGGGAGCACAGCCCGATATTCCAGGAGTTATGGAAACACCAGGAAAACAAATAA
- a CDS encoding GNAT family N-acetyltransferase produces MMNIRKAALSDMPVLRDLYQGTIRTVNSKDYNPEQVAAWAGRGDRLSSLERRINTQHFYVAETPDKVITGFASLEDDGEFDMMFVHKDFQRQGVATLLTETIIRKAETLQLPSLTAYVSITAKPFFERMGFRVVKAQTVDIDGVLLNNYEMIKHLVI; encoded by the coding sequence ATGATGAACATAAGAAAGGCGGCACTCAGCGATATGCCTGTCCTGCGGGACTTGTACCAGGGTACTATCCGTACGGTCAACAGCAAAGATTACAATCCTGAACAGGTAGCTGCATGGGCCGGCCGCGGCGACCGGCTTTCTTCGCTGGAAAGGCGTATCAACACCCAGCATTTTTACGTGGCGGAGACACCGGACAAAGTGATTACCGGCTTTGCCTCCCTGGAAGACGACGGAGAGTTCGATATGATGTTTGTGCACAAAGACTTTCAGCGGCAGGGCGTGGCCACGTTGCTGACGGAAACGATTATACGTAAAGCGGAAACATTACAACTGCCGTCACTGACCGCTTATGTAAGTATCACGGCGAAGCCTTTTTTCGAGCGGATGGGGTTCCGGGTAGTGAAGGCTCAAACAGTGGATATTGACGGGGTATTGCTCAATAACTACGAAATGATTAAACATTTAGTCATTTGA
- a CDS encoding HAD family hydrolase, which yields MENQTPITTLFLDIGGVLLTNGWDRKARRLAVETFQLDAAETEERHHLTFDTYEVGKLTLDEYLNRVVFYEDRAFTREQFRDFMFAQSAPYPEMIALVRQLKEKYKLKIAIVNNEGRELNTHRIHYFGIAQFVDFFISSCFVHYRKPDADIYRIALDIAQVSAAEVVYLEDRSMFVDVANGLGINGICHQAYDTTVAELEKYGLRL from the coding sequence ATGGAGAACCAAACACCGATCACGACATTATTCCTCGACATTGGCGGCGTACTGCTGACCAACGGGTGGGACCGCAAAGCGCGCAGGCTCGCCGTGGAAACCTTCCAGCTGGACGCTGCAGAAACAGAAGAGCGGCATCACCTGACGTTTGATACTTACGAAGTCGGCAAACTGACGCTCGATGAATATCTTAACCGCGTGGTGTTTTATGAAGACCGCGCTTTCACCCGGGAACAGTTCCGCGACTTTATGTTCGCCCAGTCTGCTCCGTACCCGGAAATGATAGCCCTGGTACGTCAGCTCAAGGAAAAGTACAAACTTAAAATAGCCATTGTGAACAATGAAGGGCGGGAGCTGAACACGCACCGTATTCATTACTTCGGCATCGCCCAGTTTGTAGACTTTTTTATCTCTTCCTGCTTTGTACATTACCGCAAACCGGATGCGGATATCTACCGTATTGCGCTGGATATCGCGCAGGTATCCGCAGCAGAAGTGGTGTACCTGGAAGACCGCTCCATGTTTGTGGATGTGGCCAACGGGCTGGGTATTAACGGTATCTGCCACCAGGCGTATGATACTACCGTTGCTGAGCTGGAAAAATATGGATTGCGGTTGTAG
- a CDS encoding family 16 glycoside hydrolase, whose protein sequence is MLKWYEFRPKLKQLGVSPGKALVFMMGIGCSQQLMAQQSIPLTDLSGFKQPAANWRIAGDVNADLQKENTLTATNGTGILVNLPEKGKHGQDLYTNWQHGDLDLELDYLVSSKSNSGIYLQGRYEIQLLDSWGAVNPRSSDNGGIYERWDDSRPEGQQGYDGHAPRQNASLAPGLWQHMKIAFQAPRFDAAGNKIANAVILKIELNGVTIQENVVLSGPTRGGMGNNEVAEGPLRIQGDHGTVAFRNIRAQSYNAPKPELKAVQYAIYKGSFRQPPDFKTLKPATTGEAAQLTSNLPGLPDNEFLVRYTTTLDVKAAGTYDFNLHTSGGGGQLKVNDQLLNGARNREARGSITLQPGSYPVEVLYAKNVDWAKPSLTLSVRSAAVREFVLSDLNVPADDPTDPILVTAAENTVLRSFMDLRGGPRVVHAVSVGSPVKVHYTYDMDHAAPVQAWRGEFLNTTPMWHDRGDGSSRPMGMVRVLDNKPAMSLARLASAEAAWPSDTAGTAYRPKGYDLDPEGLPSFRFDIYGAAVTDTFRILPGNTGLHRSLQVAGAQDGLYARIAVADSISQLADGTYMIGDKAWYVKIDNNGTKPVIRRQQGKMELIVPVKTAIGYAIIF, encoded by the coding sequence ATGCTCAAATGGTATGAGTTCCGTCCGAAGTTGAAACAACTGGGGGTTAGTCCCGGTAAAGCTTTGGTCTTCATGATGGGCATTGGCTGCAGCCAGCAGCTGATGGCCCAGCAGTCAATTCCCCTGACCGACCTGTCAGGATTCAAACAGCCGGCAGCTAACTGGCGCATTGCCGGTGACGTCAACGCCGACCTGCAAAAAGAAAACACGCTGACCGCCACCAACGGCACCGGTATCCTGGTCAACCTGCCCGAGAAAGGTAAACACGGCCAGGACCTGTACACTAACTGGCAGCATGGTGACCTGGACCTGGAGCTGGACTACCTCGTGTCTTCCAAATCCAATTCCGGCATCTACCTGCAAGGCCGCTACGAAATCCAGCTGCTCGACAGCTGGGGCGCGGTAAATCCCCGGTCGTCTGACAACGGCGGTATCTACGAACGCTGGGACGATAGCCGTCCGGAAGGGCAGCAGGGCTACGACGGGCATGCTCCCCGCCAGAATGCCAGCCTGGCGCCCGGCCTGTGGCAACATATGAAAATAGCCTTCCAGGCGCCCCGCTTCGATGCTGCGGGTAATAAAATTGCCAACGCCGTCATCCTTAAAATAGAACTCAACGGCGTTACCATCCAGGAAAACGTAGTACTGTCCGGCCCTACCCGCGGCGGTATGGGAAATAATGAAGTGGCAGAAGGACCGCTGCGCATCCAGGGCGACCACGGCACCGTGGCCTTCCGCAATATCAGGGCCCAGTCCTACAACGCGCCCAAACCGGAACTGAAAGCAGTGCAATACGCTATTTACAAAGGTTCCTTCCGGCAGCCACCGGATTTCAAAACGCTCAAACCGGCAACCACCGGGGAAGCTGCGCAACTGACGTCCAATCTTCCCGGTTTGCCCGACAATGAGTTCCTGGTGCGCTATACCACTACGCTGGACGTAAAGGCCGCCGGCACGTACGATTTTAATCTGCACACTTCCGGTGGCGGCGGACAGCTAAAAGTCAACGATCAGCTGCTCAATGGTGCCCGCAACCGCGAGGCGAGAGGAAGCATCACCCTGCAACCCGGCAGCTACCCTGTAGAAGTACTGTATGCTAAAAATGTGGATTGGGCGAAACCTTCCCTGACGCTGAGCGTTCGTTCCGCTGCCGTACGTGAGTTCGTGCTCAGCGACCTGAACGTGCCTGCCGACGACCCCACAGATCCCATCCTCGTTACAGCTGCTGAAAACACAGTACTGCGCAGCTTTATGGACCTCAGGGGCGGTCCGCGCGTAGTACACGCCGTTTCTGTAGGCAGCCCGGTCAAAGTACATTACACCTACGATATGGACCATGCAGCGCCGGTACAGGCATGGCGCGGCGAGTTCCTGAACACCACGCCTATGTGGCACGATCGCGGCGACGGCTCCTCCCGCCCGATGGGCATGGTGCGGGTACTGGACAACAAGCCGGCGATGTCGCTGGCGCGTCTTGCCTCCGCTGAGGCAGCATGGCCCTCGGATACAGCGGGCACCGCTTACCGCCCTAAAGGATACGACCTCGATCCCGAAGGACTGCCTTCTTTCCGGTTCGATATTTACGGCGCTGCAGTAACCGACACCTTCCGCATATTGCCCGGCAACACGGGGCTGCACCGCAGCCTGCAGGTGGCAGGCGCCCAGGATGGCCTCTATGCCCGTATAGCCGTGGCCGATAGTATTTCCCAACTGGCGGATGGCACTTATATGATAGGGGACAAAGCCTGGTATGTGAAAATAGACAATAACGGTACGAAACCCGTTATCCGCCGTCAACAGGGAAAAATGGAACTGATCGTACCGGTAAAAACAGCCATCGGCTATGCCATTATCTTCTAA
- a CDS encoding TlpA family protein disulfide reductase: MYRNFILRLVFIMAGITSASWTYGQPQNPTDTATLIHLGDQAPAVSFETAPGKTTTFADYKGKIVFINFFATWCGPCRAEMPSLNEKVWQAHKDDPRFVFLAFGREHNWTEVNEFKGKIKVDFPLLPDMKRNVFGKFATAYIPRNVILDENGKVIWESSGFNPEEFEKMLQLLDEKLQKKA, translated from the coding sequence ATGTACCGCAATTTCATTCTCAGATTAGTATTCATCATGGCCGGTATCACTTCCGCCTCATGGACATATGGTCAGCCACAAAATCCAACAGATACTGCTACTTTAATACACCTTGGCGACCAGGCCCCCGCTGTTTCCTTTGAGACCGCACCTGGCAAAACGACCACCTTCGCTGATTATAAAGGGAAAATAGTCTTTATTAACTTTTTCGCCACCTGGTGCGGTCCCTGTCGTGCTGAAATGCCTTCGCTGAACGAAAAAGTATGGCAGGCGCATAAAGACGATCCCCGCTTTGTATTCCTGGCGTTCGGCAGGGAACATAACTGGACGGAAGTAAATGAATTCAAAGGCAAAATAAAGGTAGACTTCCCGCTGCTGCCGGACATGAAGAGAAATGTTTTCGGAAAATTTGCGACGGCATACATTCCCCGGAATGTGATCCTCGATGAAAACGGGAAGGTGATCTGGGAATCTTCAGGGTTTAACCCGGAGGAATTTGAAAAAATGCTCCAACTGCTGGATGAAAAGCTACAGAAAAAAGCATAG
- a CDS encoding ankyrin repeat domain-containing protein, producing MQEISLYDLKRQLRTSENPDEVITLLRRHLHFFNRQELSELLCELLEYQEIFFEAAELLIEEGGADIRYKKEGMIPVIFCAVGANKPMAVEYALKKGATLTIDSPDYLYAIAYIFQQHRLAAITDMLLILIRHNIHFDFVLDSLDTPLLLATRHNTNREVIEFLLAENVHKYVYDENGLTAVHYAPFAKAPNLYKIMITGMADIQVKTKFATSLEPVAEVVIKVSEHSTFEEYIYESLNTFLVNRHRMFDDIFEKYYYRLHMIAEHISQIRMKYGEAG from the coding sequence ATGCAGGAAATTTCGCTGTACGACTTAAAGCGTCAACTGAGGACAAGCGAGAACCCGGACGAAGTGATTACCTTGTTGAGACGGCATCTGCACTTCTTCAACCGGCAGGAGTTGTCGGAGCTGTTATGCGAGTTGCTGGAGTACCAGGAGATTTTTTTTGAGGCGGCGGAACTATTGATCGAAGAAGGCGGGGCAGACATCCGCTACAAAAAGGAAGGCATGATCCCGGTCATCTTCTGCGCCGTGGGGGCCAACAAGCCCATGGCGGTGGAGTATGCGTTGAAAAAGGGCGCCACGCTGACCATCGACAGCCCGGACTACCTTTATGCCATCGCGTATATCTTCCAGCAGCACCGGCTGGCGGCCATCACCGATATGTTGCTGATACTGATCCGGCACAACATCCATTTCGACTTTGTGCTGGACAGCCTGGATACCCCGCTGTTGCTGGCCACGCGGCACAATACCAACCGGGAAGTAATAGAATTCCTGCTGGCAGAAAATGTACACAAGTATGTATATGATGAAAACGGGCTGACGGCCGTGCATTACGCCCCTTTCGCCAAAGCGCCTAACCTGTATAAGATCATGATCACGGGGATGGCGGACATACAGGTGAAGACAAAATTTGCCACCAGCCTGGAGCCGGTGGCGGAAGTAGTGATAAAAGTCAGTGAACACAGTACATTTGAAGAATACATCTATGAATCGCTCAATACTTTCCTGGTGAACCGGCACCGGATGTTCGATGATATTTTCGAGAAGTATTACTACCGGCTGCACATGATTGCCGAGCATATTTCACAGATACGGATGAAATACGGGGAAGCGGGATGA
- a CDS encoding DUF4251 domain-containing protein, with translation MKSSFAVKALFFLSLSFFLFTGGYAQTKAQQKAAKNAAKEAAVKAMVDSKTYVFIPQSVSPMSGRVRQITPDFNMVVTPDSIVSYLPYFGRAYSAPYGSTKSPLDFKTKDFQYTTNPRKKDGWDVSIKPGDKDIQNINVTITSSGYATVQVTSNNRQPITFNGYIQEVKNRK, from the coding sequence ATGAAAAGTTCATTTGCAGTAAAAGCATTGTTCTTCCTCTCCCTCTCTTTCTTCCTTTTCACCGGTGGATACGCCCAAACAAAAGCACAGCAGAAAGCCGCAAAAAACGCCGCCAAAGAAGCCGCTGTAAAGGCGATGGTAGACAGCAAGACCTACGTGTTCATCCCGCAGAGCGTATCACCCATGAGTGGCCGCGTGCGGCAGATCACCCCGGATTTTAATATGGTCGTCACTCCGGACTCGATCGTTAGTTACCTGCCTTATTTCGGAAGGGCCTATTCCGCGCCGTACGGTTCCACCAAATCACCGCTGGACTTTAAAACGAAAGACTTTCAGTACACGACCAATCCCCGCAAAAAAGATGGATGGGACGTGAGCATCAAACCCGGCGACAAGGACATACAAAATATCAATGTTACGATTACCAGCAGTGGTTATGCTACCGTACAGGTGACCAGCAACAACCGTCAGCCAATCACTTTCAACGGATATATTCAGGAAGTGAAGAACAGGAAATAA
- a CDS encoding GlxA family transcriptional regulator, which produces MIPNRVIFFLFDGVHLLDLAGAVTVFVEAICCGQPYDLRYVSPYPQPGSSSGLGFASVDPPSSVTVTKEDILIIAGMDLRRWDRADDALWIPWLQAAAASGATICSVCTAAFALAAAGLLDGQPCTTHWAQTTSLQQQFPRLKVVENRLFVKSGRIYTSAGIATGIDMALALIEERHGIAFASLLAKVLVVPMRRDGSSPQDSIFLQNRQHINHQIHAVQDYIIAHLHRKMTIEELAEQVFISPRNLTRLFKSATGITIGEYIQKLRKEKALLLLKSGQKMAWVAKECGFKSPNQLRRLIQSPKAIELARSVASLS; this is translated from the coding sequence ATGATACCCAATCGAGTCATCTTTTTTCTTTTTGACGGGGTACACCTGCTCGATCTGGCAGGCGCGGTGACCGTATTTGTGGAGGCCATCTGTTGCGGCCAGCCTTATGATCTGCGTTATGTTTCACCGTATCCGCAACCCGGCAGTTCTTCCGGTTTGGGCTTTGCTTCCGTAGACCCGCCCTCTTCCGTGACGGTGACGAAGGAAGATATCCTGATCATAGCCGGAATGGACCTGAGGCGGTGGGACCGGGCGGACGACGCCTTATGGATTCCCTGGTTGCAGGCTGCCGCTGCCAGCGGCGCCACCATTTGCTCTGTTTGTACCGCGGCCTTCGCATTAGCCGCTGCCGGTTTGCTCGACGGGCAGCCATGTACTACACACTGGGCTCAAACAACTTCCTTACAACAGCAATTTCCGCGCCTGAAGGTGGTGGAAAACAGATTATTTGTAAAAAGCGGCCGTATCTATACAAGCGCCGGTATCGCTACCGGTATTGATATGGCCCTGGCTCTCATTGAAGAACGTCATGGTATCGCATTCGCCAGCCTGTTGGCCAAGGTCCTGGTAGTGCCCATGCGTCGTGATGGTTCCTCCCCGCAAGATAGCATCTTTCTGCAAAACAGACAGCATATAAATCATCAAATACACGCGGTGCAGGATTATATCATTGCCCACCTCCACCGGAAAATGACGATCGAAGAGCTGGCAGAACAGGTTTTTATCAGTCCCCGTAACCTTACCCGCCTGTTTAAATCAGCCACCGGCATCACTATCGGCGAATATATCCAGAAACTGCGGAAAGAGAAAGCCCTGCTACTGTTAAAATCCGGCCAAAAAATGGCCTGGGTTGCGAAAGAGTGCGGCTTTAAAAGCCCCAATCAGCTCCGCCGCCTGATACAATCCCCCAAAGCGATCGAACTGGCCCGATCTGTAGCCTCCTTGTCCTGA
- a CDS encoding contact-dependent growth inhibition system immunity protein, which produces MNRKDVWRYKSLEQLENKRWEPATEHDSIVTKRCIALSKVPVIKLTASDLRVLIGQSFNPNYLVPLAIEKLKDDLFVEADLYPGDLLKNVLDVPPPFWEEHQELHQDMKQMISSRAVEVASEIDLPGYWQS; this is translated from the coding sequence ATGAACAGGAAAGATGTCTGGAGATACAAATCTCTGGAACAATTAGAAAACAAACGTTGGGAACCCGCTACAGAACATGATTCCATAGTCACTAAAAGGTGCATCGCCCTCAGCAAAGTACCCGTTATCAAATTAACAGCCAGCGACCTAAGGGTGTTGATAGGCCAATCCTTTAACCCAAACTATCTGGTACCATTGGCGATCGAGAAACTGAAAGATGACCTTTTTGTTGAAGCAGACCTGTACCCGGGCGATCTGTTAAAGAATGTACTCGATGTTCCCCCTCCCTTCTGGGAAGAGCACCAGGAGCTGCATCAGGACATGAAACAAATGATCAGTTCCCGTGCGGTGGAAGTAGCATCGGAGATTGACTTACCCGGCTATTGGCAATCATAG